Proteins encoded in a region of the Vicia villosa cultivar HV-30 ecotype Madison, WI linkage group LG5, Vvil1.0, whole genome shotgun sequence genome:
- the LOC131605873 gene encoding uncharacterized protein LOC131605873 — translation MVNGSPMENFMMQKSLRQGDLLSPFLFVLVPKGLASLVGNALEKGVYIGFKFNDELQLHLLQFEDDIVLLGEGSSNNLQFIKALLRGFELISDLFINLSKGSLLEINLDDSFLQKAASFLNCRKSELPFDFLGIQIGSNHRAFNVWNLIIRNMDNRLASWKRKFLSIGGRITLINSVLNSILIYFLLQNSEKNS, via the coding sequence ATGGTCAATGGGAGTCCTATGGAAAAttttatgatgcagaaaagtCTTCGTCAAGGGGACCTATTGTCTCCATTTCTCTTTGTTCTAGTTCCCAAAGGCCTCGCTAGTTTGGTTGGAAATGCTTTGGAGAAGGGGGTATACATAGGGTTTAAGTTTAATGACGAGTTACAATTGCATTTGTTACAATTCGAAGACGATATCGTTCTTCTAGGAGAAGGCTCTTCTAACAATCTGCAGTTTATTAAGGCTCTGTTAAGAGGTTTCGAGTTGATATCCGATTTATTTATCAATCTTTCTAAAGGTAGCCTGTTAGAGATTAATTTGGATGATTCATTTTTACAAAAAGCTGCATCGTTCTTGAATTGTCGCAAGAGTGAATTACCTTTCGATTTCTTAGGCATTCAGATCGGTTCTAACCATAGAGCTTTCAATGTGTGGAATCTGATAATTAGAAACATGGATAACAGATTGGCTTCTTGGAAGAGAAAATTCCTATCTATCGGCGGTAggattactttgattaattcagtTCTGAATTCGATACTGATTTATTTCCTTCTTCAGAATTCCGAAAAAAATTCTTAG